The genomic interval ATGGCTGCATCGATGGTATTTACGCTTCCAGCGCTGCTGATTTATGCGTTCTTCAATCGATTCTTTATTAAAGGAATTACGTTTACCGGCGGTAAATAACATAGTAACGAAACGGGGCTGTCCTGAGGTCATTTAGACCTCTTGGGACAGCCCTGTTTTTAATTGATTCACATATGCATAATGAGACATAGGATGCTCAGTGGGCAGGCTGTGAGCGGTAATAAGCCTATTTTTTAGTCCTATTTTTGCGAAGAGGGCTGATTGGGCGAAAATAAGACTAGATTGCAGCTCTATTTTTGTCTGAAACGGATATTATGGGGAAATTGGCAGATTTTGAGCGGTAATAAGCCTAATTTCTAGCCCTATTTTTACTAAGCGGGCTGATTGGGCGAAAATAGGACTAGATTGTAGATCTATTTTAGTTCGAAAAGGATACAAAGAGGCGATTGGCAGGTCACGAGAGAAAATAAGCCTAATTTCTAGCCCTATTTTTACTACACGGGCTGATTGGACGAAAATAGGACTAAATTGTAGATCTAAATTTGTTTGAAACGGATACAATGATGCAATTGGCAGCTCAGGAGCGGTAATAAGCCTAATTTCTAGCCCTATTTTTACTACACGGGCTGATTGGACGAAAATAGGACTAAATTGTAGATCTAAATTTGTTTGAAACGGATACAATGATGCAATTGGCAGCTCAGGAGCGGTAATAAGCCTATTTTATAGTCCTATTTTTGCGAAGAGGGCTGTTTTGATGAAAATAGGGCTAGAATGTAGATCTAATTTTATTTGAGACGAGTATAGAGGGGCATATGGCAGAAAAGCCTAAGTTATGATCATGCTTGCTGTGCAGGGCAAGTCAGCTCTCCATTATGGATGTCTAAAGTCGAATTTATCGTGAGGAACATCAAGACTATGACCATTAATGATGACGGTATCGTTATCGCTCCAAGTGATGACCGCTTGATCCTCGCGAGCGTTCCAATAAATATTTTTGGTTTTATGATTGCGTTTAATGAATACCAATTCACCGCGAATCATCAAAGGAGTAGTCGCTCCTCCATTTATAAGGTACGCTTTTAAACGGTAAGTCCCATCAGGGGAAGCGGCCTCTATAAGAAATTTTCCCTTCGGCAGTCTGCCCATGTCATAGAAGAGCCAATAAACACCAGCTCCAATAGTTAAGGCGAAGAATGTGCAGATAGAAATAAATATGATGAGCAGCTTTTTTAAAATTTTCTTGTTCTCAGTCGCCGCTTGAACATCAATATTTTCATCGAACAACGGTATCATCTCCTGGAAAATTTGGATAACATTAGAATATCACAAGTTACACTCCGGAGAAACCAAATGCGAATCATAACAACAATTAGATATAAACGATGCCCTGCCGAATAAAACAAAAAAAGCAGCCCAATCGGGCTGCTTTTTATTTTATTAATCGGAGCTGGGAAGCAGCAAGAGCTTATTCCTTAACCGCACCAATGACAATCCCTTTTACAAAGTAACGCTGCAAGAAAGGATAAACCAATAGAATCGGTAATGCGCCGATAAAGATCTGCGATGCGCTAATGGTTCTTTGCGACATATTGGCAACCATTTGTGGATCAAGCTTAGTCATATCCTTTTGAACGATAATCGTTTGCATGAAGCTTGCAAGAGGCAGCTTCTCGGCATCCTTCATATAGATAATACCGTCGAAATAGGAATTCCAATGTCCGACCATAATAAACAAGGAAACCGTTGCAATCGCAGGCAAGGAGATCGGCAAATAAATCATGAAGAAAGTGCGCAGCTGGCCGGCTCCATCAATAAAAGCAGCTTCTTCCAGATCCTTAGGAACAGTACGGAAGAAGTTTAGCAAAAGAATAACGTTATAAACGCCGACTGTACCTGGTAGGATAAGCGCCCATAAAGTATTCATTAGTCCGAGCTTAAGGATGAGGAGGTAGCTTGGAATAAGTCCGCCTGCAAATAGCATCGTAACGACAAAATACCAAAGATAAACATTGCGAGCACGGAAGATATGAGAATCTTTGGACAGGGCATAAGCAGCAAGTGTACTAACTAGCATAGCAAGCGCCGTACCAAGGATGGTCCGCTGTGTCGACACCCACAAGGAAGTAAGGAAATTGCTGTTGTTGAACGTCTTAGCATAGGCTTCTAATGTGAAACCGATCGGCCAAAAAGTGACCAATCCCGCGTTGGCGGGAGCGGACGCACTCATGGAAACCATGAGAAGGTGATATAGCGGCAGCAAGCATAGTATGGAAAGAAGAATCAAAAACACGTTGTTAAATATGCTGAAAATACGGTATGGCAGTGTTTTATGGTGCATACGTTGTCACCCTTTCTAGAAGATTCGGTAACCGGCAAATTTATAAGCAAGACGATAAGAGATTACGATTAGAATCAAGCTGATCCCTGATTTAAACAGGCTAACTGCTGTTGCAAAGCTGAATTGACCGCTGAGTAGACCTTCACGATAGACAAAGGTGTCAATAATATCACCCTGCTGATAAATCAAAGGACTGTACAAGTTGAACACTTGGTCGAAGTTTGCATTTAGTACGTTACCAAGCGCCAAGGTTGCAACTACAATCGCAATTGGAATGAGTGATGGAATCGTAATATGCGTCGTTTGCTTGATACGGCCTGCACCGTCAACTTCAGCAGCTTCATAAAGTGCTGGATTAATACCGGCAAGCGCTGCAAGGAAGATAATTGTATTGAATCCAAATTCCTTCCACACATCACTAAAAATAATGGTGAAGCGGAACCAGGCGCCATCGCCCAAAAAGAAAATCGGCTTAATGCCGAATACATTGCTTATAAATTGATTAATAATTCCTGTCTGTGCGAGCATATCGATCAAAATTCCGGATAGCGTGACCCAGGAAAGGAAATGCGGCAGATAGACGAGCGTTTGGATTGATCTTTTGAGCCCCATGTTCCTGACTTCATTCAGAAGCAAAGCAAAAATGAACGGAATGATCAAGTTCAGCACGATTTTGGAGCAAGCAAAAAATAGGGTGTTCCACGTAATTTGCAAGAAATAATCATTTTGAAACATATATTCAAAATGCTTCAAGCCTACCCATGGAGAGCCCATCATTCCAAGTGAAGCTTTATAATCTTGAAACGCCATCATAATACCTGTCATCGGTATATAGGAGAAGATGAAAACCGAAAGTACCGCCGGCAGCACCATGAAATGCAGCATCCAAGGTTGTTTATATTTGTGTTTTGTTTTTGCTCGTGGTGTGGTCTCCAAAGTCACTTGCTTTTCTGTGTTTGCTTCCATAGCTATCCCCCGTTCCATAAAATTGGTTTGTGTATAATAAGAAACCCTGCTATATATAGTAACAAGCATTTCTCTTACTGGACTATAGGACAATGTTAGGATTGATATGGTTTTGTTAGGGGATATCGTCTGGAGGAATGAATGATGGAGATTAGTAACGGTCTTGCTTTTGTCAAAAGAAAGATGGGTGCTCGGTTTAGTCTGTTTTCTAAAATGAATGGGTTGATCTTAATTTTGTTCATCCCCATTGTGATCATGTATACGTATTCAAACGACGTGGCCTTTAACGTTGTCAGCAAGGAGCTTAAGCTATCGAACACGAGACAGTTGTCCTTTTTGTCCAGTCAAATTGACTCGCGGATTAATCAGATGGTCGATTTCTCCAATACATTCTCGAAAGATCCGAATGTGCAGCGATTTAATGGGCTTAAAATATGGGAAGATCGTTATGACCGCATGCAGACTAGGTTTATCGTTCAAGAGAAGATGGCACTGCAATCAGGCGTCATTAACATATGGCCAGTCAGATACACCGTTTACTCGCAGCAAAACAAAGAGTTAATATCAAATTACAACAATCCTGCTGAGTACGATGAGGAATTTTTAAAGCGAAATATGAGCGGGAAATGGACCTATGGCAATGGCGAAGCTAAGGCCGATAATGAACCTAGTTACTTTCATTGGTTTTATACCGAATCATATGGCCAGCAAGGTAAACTGAATGGAAGCAATCTGGTCATTGAAGCGAGCTTCAGTTATGAAAATATCCAAAACATGCTGGACACCTATAAATCAGGTGGACAAGGCGACCCGATTTTTTACCATAAAGGGGACGCTCCGATTACGAACCGCAGTGCGGATCAACAGCTTTCAGGAGAGTTGGTTTCCTACTTGGACGAGCAGTCGCTGGAAGACACAACGCAGCAGGTAGTGAAGCTGCATGGTGAGAACTATTTGGTGAGCTCGGTTAAATCAACTTATTTGGGCTGGCATTTAGTTGACGTTGTTCCGCTTGATCAAATATTGAAGCCGATATCGATCACTCGCAATTTGTTTTATGTCTCGATGATTTTGTTATTTGTTGTGGGCATATCTGCTTCCATTCTGCTTTACCGTAATGTGCAGCGGCCGATTAGGCAATTGATTAAGGGTTTGCAAAGCGTACAGCGGGGGGATTTCTCGTTTCGGATCAGCTCAAGCGTAAATAATGAATTTTCATTTTTATTTTACCGTTTTAACGATATGTCACGACAAATCCAAGACTTAATTGAAAATGTGCTGAATGAAAAAATTCGGTCAAGGGAAGCGACATTGAAGCAATTACAGGCTCAAATTAATCCGCATTTTCTATATAACTGTCTGGGTTATATAAT from Paenibacillus sp. FSL K6-3182 carries:
- a CDS encoding carbohydrate ABC transporter permease, producing MHHKTLPYRIFSIFNNVFLILLSILCLLPLYHLLMVSMSASAPANAGLVTFWPIGFTLEAYAKTFNNSNFLTSLWVSTQRTILGTALAMLVSTLAAYALSKDSHIFRARNVYLWYFVVTMLFAGGLIPSYLLILKLGLMNTLWALILPGTVGVYNVILLLNFFRTVPKDLEEAAFIDGAGQLRTFFMIYLPISLPAIATVSLFIMVGHWNSYFDGIIYMKDAEKLPLASFMQTIIVQKDMTKLDPQMVANMSQRTISASQIFIGALPILLVYPFLQRYFVKGIVIGAVKE
- a CDS encoding histidine kinase, producing MMEISNGLAFVKRKMGARFSLFSKMNGLILILFIPIVIMYTYSNDVAFNVVSKELKLSNTRQLSFLSSQIDSRINQMVDFSNTFSKDPNVQRFNGLKIWEDRYDRMQTRFIVQEKMALQSGVINIWPVRYTVYSQQNKELISNYNNPAEYDEEFLKRNMSGKWTYGNGEAKADNEPSYFHWFYTESYGQQGKLNGSNLVIEASFSYENIQNMLDTYKSGGQGDPIFYHKGDAPITNRSADQQLSGELVSYLDEQSLEDTTQQVVKLHGENYLVSSVKSTYLGWHLVDVVPLDQILKPISITRNLFYVSMILLFVVGISASILLYRNVQRPIRQLIKGLQSVQRGDFSFRISSSVNNEFSFLFYRFNDMSRQIQDLIENVLNEKIRSREATLKQLQAQINPHFLYNCLGYIINMAQMKEQEAVVSMAYNLSAYYRYTTRTERQTAALDEEIKLLINYLDIQKLRNGRIDYTIDIPAEMLKQRIPPLMLQPIVENAVIHGIGKSYTSGEIRITGEMSDGLCKIYIDDDGPELEPSVLEALNAKMSEPLKEEMGCGLWNTNQRIIHQFGDKSYLCFKKSPLGGFQTEIVWETASGEEQRPYPTLQGDTQHADDNRR
- a CDS encoding ABC transporter permease subunit; translation: MEANTEKQVTLETTPRAKTKHKYKQPWMLHFMVLPAVLSVFIFSYIPMTGIMMAFQDYKASLGMMGSPWVGLKHFEYMFQNDYFLQITWNTLFFACSKIVLNLIIPFIFALLLNEVRNMGLKRSIQTLVYLPHFLSWVTLSGILIDMLAQTGIINQFISNVFGIKPIFFLGDGAWFRFTIIFSDVWKEFGFNTIIFLAALAGINPALYEAAEVDGAGRIKQTTHITIPSLIPIAIVVATLALGNVLNANFDQVFNLYSPLIYQQGDIIDTFVYREGLLSGQFSFATAVSLFKSGISLILIVISYRLAYKFAGYRIF
- a CDS encoding DUF5412 family protein; its protein translation is MLIIFISICTFFALTIGAGVYWLFYDMGRLPKGKFLIEAASPDGTYRLKAYLINGGATTPLMIRGELVFIKRNHKTKNIYWNAREDQAVITWSDNDTVIINGHSLDVPHDKFDFRHP